In Ascaphus truei isolate aAscTru1 chromosome 5, aAscTru1.hap1, whole genome shotgun sequence, one genomic interval encodes:
- the LEP gene encoding leptin, which produces MHCAQLPLCALLWLWIPACYGRAIRTDRVKADAKMLSKILISRIQEHPIQFLFPNNLKISGLDFIPDEQVLENLEDMDETLEVFQKILSSLPLENVEQMLSDMENLRSLLQLLSSTMGCTARKPSHPKGLGNLTEEHANSPFITEKVALDRLQQSLHSIVKHLDHITGC; this is translated from the exons ATGCACTGCGCTCAGCTCCCACTCTGCGCTCTCCTGTGGCTCTGGATACCCGCGTGCTACGGACGGGCTATAAGAACTGACAGAGTCAAGGCCGACGCAAAGATGCTCTCAAAGATCTTAATATCCAGGATCCAGGAGCACCCGATCCAG TTCCTCTTTCCGAACAACCTGAAAATCAGCGGCTTGGACTTCATCCCAGACGAGCAGGTGCTGGAGAACCTGGAAGACATGGACGAGACACTTGAAGTCTTTCAGAAGATCCTGTCCAGCCTCCCACTGGAGAACGTGGAGCAGATGTTGAGCGATATGGAGAACCTCCGCAGCCTCCTCCAGCTCTTGAGCAGCACTATGGGATGCACGGCCCGAAAGCCCAGTCACCCCAAAGGTCTAGGGAATCTAACCGAGGAGCACGCCAATTCCCCATTCATCACGGAGAAGGTGGCGCTGGACCGCCTCCAACAATCCCTGCATAGCATCGTCAAACACTTGGACCACATCACTGGCTGCTGA